A single genomic interval of Arachis duranensis cultivar V14167 chromosome 7, aradu.V14167.gnm2.J7QH, whole genome shotgun sequence harbors:
- the LOC107458450 gene encoding heavy metal-associated isoprenylated plant protein 9 — protein MGEEAKQEQAKAEAEAEVKVEEKKEEEKPKEEEKKKEEEKGEAEAEVEEKKKEEEKEEEAPPEPPAPCVLFVDLHCVGCAKKIHRYIMKIRGVEEVVIDMAKNEVTIKGIVEPQAICNIITKKTKRRATVISPLPAAEGEPIPEVVNSQVSGPVTVELNVNMHCEACAEQLKKKILQMRGVQTAVTEFNSGKVVVTGTMDANKLVDYVYRRTKKQAKIVPQPEPEPQPEPEPEKKEENKEAAEDGKKEEEKKEEEKAQEEGKKEEGGENKEEKGGEEGKKEENNNMQVVYNYSMEEDLGMKRMMYYYQYPPLYVIERLPPPQLFSDENPNACCIS, from the exons atgggTGAAGAAGCAAAACAG gaaCAAGCTAAGGCAGAGGCAGAGGCAGAGGTTAAAGTagaggagaagaaagaagaagaaaaaccaaaagaagaagagaagaagaaagaagaggaaaagggaGAAGCAGAGGCAgaggtagaagagaagaagaaggaagaagaaaaagaagaagaagcaccaCCTGAACCACCAGCACCATGTGTGCTTTTTGTGGACCTGCATTGTGTTGGATGTGCCAAGAAAATTCACAGATATATCATGAAAATTAGAG gaGTTGAGGAAGTAGTAATTGACATGGCTAAAAATGAAGTGACAATAAAGGGAATAGTGGAGCCTCAAGCAATATGTAACATTAttacaaagaaaacaaaaagaagggCCACTGTTATTTCTCCTTTGCCTGCAGCAGAAGGAGAACCTATACCTGAAGTTGTTAATTCTCAG GTTAGTGGGCCAGTAACTGTGGAACTTAATGTAAACATGCATTGTGAGGCTTGTGCTGAGCAACTTAAGAAGAAGATACTCCAAATGAGAG GGGTTCAAACCGCGGTAACTGAATTTAATAGCGGAAAAGTTGTTGTTACCGGAACAATGGACGCAAACAAGCTAGTAGACTACGTTTATAGACGCACCAAAAAGCAAGCCAAAATAGTTCCACAGCCAGAACCAGAACCACAGCCAGAGCCGGAGcctgaaaagaaagaagagaacaaagaagCCGCCGAAGAcgggaagaaggaggaggagaagaaagaagaggagaaagcACAAGAAGAAGGCAAGAAAGAAGAGGGTGGTGAGAACAAAGAAGAAAAGGGTGGcgaagaagggaagaaagaagagaataacAATATGCAAGTGGTTTATAACTATAGCATGGAAGAGGATTTGGGAATGAAGAGAATGATGTACTATTATCAATATCCACCACTCTATGTCATTGAACGACTTCCACCCCCTCAACTCTTCAGTGATGAAAATCCTAATGCATGCTGCATTTCATAA